A DNA window from Providencia huaxiensis contains the following coding sequences:
- the polA gene encoding DNA polymerase I has protein sequence MAQIAENPLILVDGSSYLYRAYHAFPPLTNSAGEPTGAMYGVLNMLRSLVMQYKPSHVAVVFDAKGKTFRDELFESYKSHRPPMPDDLRAQIAPLHEMVEAMGLPLLVVSGVEADDVIGTLACEASRKGMPVLISTGDKDMAQLVEPNITLINTMNNTILGPDEVKEKYGVPPELIIDFLALMGDSSDNIPGVPGVGEKTALALLQGIGSLEAIYRDLDAIAPLGFRGSKTLAPKMAENRELAFLSYQLATIKTDVELDKACEELQVAQPDVDKLHQLFSRYEFKRWLTDVENGTWMEGKGASTKASPTPAASPVKSSSPAVPTLSAENYQTILEKADLEQWVEKLSKAPLFAFDTETDSLDTQEARLVGMSFAIEPGHAAYLPLGHDYLDAPVQLPLEEVLEVMKPLLESEKILKIGQNLKYDAEILENYGIELKGIGYDTMLESYVLNSVAGMGRHDMDSLADRHLNHKTVSFEEIAGKGKKQLTFNQIALEQAANYAAEDADVTLLLHQALYPQLEAEPKLNHIFQNIEMPLVPVLVRMERKGVLIDANVLAAQSKVITARLAELEKEAFELAGEEFNLASPKQLQTILFEKLQLPVIKKTPSGAASTNEEVLEELALNHALPKLLLEHRSLAKLKSTYTDKLPLMISPRTQRVHTSYHQAVTATGRLSSRDPNLQNIPVRTEEGRRIRQAFIAREGYKVMAADYSQIELRIMAHLSQDKGLLTAFAEGKDIHKATAAEVFGVPLEQVTSDQRRSAKAINFGLIYGMSAFGLARQLGIPRGEAQRYMDLYFERYPGVLRYMENTRLQASEQGYVETLEGRRLYLADIKSSNGMRRKAAEREAINAPMQGTAADIIKKAMIAVDNWLQTEKPHADMLMQVHDELVFEVKESELERVQAQVQSLMEQSMKLDVPLKVDVGIGDNWDEAH, from the coding sequence ATGGCTCAGATTGCAGAAAACCCCCTTATTTTGGTTGATGGTTCTTCTTACCTATACCGTGCTTATCATGCATTCCCTCCACTGACCAATAGTGCTGGTGAGCCTACTGGGGCAATGTATGGCGTGCTTAATATGCTACGCAGTTTAGTTATGCAGTATAAACCTAGCCATGTAGCGGTTGTCTTTGATGCGAAGGGAAAAACATTTCGTGATGAATTGTTTGAAAGCTATAAGTCTCATCGCCCACCCATGCCTGATGATTTACGCGCTCAAATCGCCCCATTACATGAGATGGTTGAAGCGATGGGGTTGCCTTTACTTGTAGTTTCAGGCGTAGAGGCTGATGACGTTATCGGGACATTAGCCTGTGAAGCAAGCCGAAAAGGTATGCCTGTGTTAATCAGTACGGGCGATAAAGATATGGCGCAATTAGTTGAGCCTAATATTACGCTAATCAATACCATGAATAACACTATTCTAGGGCCTGATGAAGTTAAAGAAAAATACGGAGTTCCCCCTGAACTTATCATCGACTTTTTAGCATTAATGGGAGATTCATCAGACAACATTCCAGGCGTGCCTGGTGTTGGTGAAAAAACAGCACTCGCCTTGCTCCAAGGCATTGGTAGCTTAGAAGCAATTTATCGTGATCTTGACGCGATTGCCCCATTAGGCTTTAGAGGTTCTAAAACGTTAGCCCCTAAAATGGCGGAAAACCGTGAATTGGCTTTTTTATCCTATCAACTCGCGACGATCAAAACCGATGTGGAACTTGATAAAGCTTGTGAAGAGCTGCAAGTTGCTCAGCCTGATGTGGATAAACTGCATCAATTATTCAGCCGTTATGAATTTAAACGTTGGTTAACTGATGTTGAGAATGGGACTTGGATGGAGGGGAAAGGCGCAAGTACAAAAGCAAGCCCAACACCAGCAGCGTCACCGGTGAAGTCATCGAGCCCAGCAGTCCCAACATTGAGTGCTGAAAATTACCAAACGATTTTGGAAAAAGCCGATTTAGAGCAGTGGGTTGAAAAGTTGAGCAAAGCACCATTATTTGCTTTTGATACTGAGACGGACAGCTTAGATACTCAGGAAGCCCGTTTAGTGGGGATGTCATTTGCAATTGAGCCGGGGCATGCCGCTTATTTGCCATTAGGTCACGACTATTTGGATGCGCCAGTACAACTTCCTCTGGAAGAAGTTTTGGAAGTTATGAAGCCTTTACTTGAGAGTGAAAAAATCCTCAAAATTGGCCAAAATTTGAAATATGACGCAGAAATTCTTGAAAATTATGGCATTGAATTAAAAGGTATTGGTTATGACACAATGCTGGAGTCATATGTGTTAAACAGTGTTGCGGGGATGGGACGCCATGATATGGACAGCTTGGCCGACCGCCATCTGAACCATAAAACCGTGAGCTTTGAAGAAATCGCGGGTAAGGGCAAAAAACAGCTGACATTTAACCAAATTGCTTTAGAGCAAGCCGCTAATTATGCGGCGGAAGATGCAGATGTCACGTTATTACTGCATCAAGCGTTATATCCACAACTAGAGGCTGAACCTAAGCTTAATCACATTTTCCAAAATATTGAAATGCCACTTGTGCCTGTGTTAGTCCGAATGGAGCGTAAAGGCGTTTTAATTGACGCAAACGTGCTTGCTGCGCAGTCGAAAGTGATTACTGCCCGTTTAGCTGAATTGGAAAAAGAGGCTTTTGAACTTGCAGGGGAAGAGTTTAACCTCGCTTCACCAAAGCAATTGCAAACGATTTTATTCGAAAAATTACAACTGCCAGTGATAAAGAAAACGCCAAGTGGGGCTGCGTCGACTAATGAAGAAGTGCTTGAAGAATTAGCGCTGAACCATGCATTGCCAAAATTGTTACTCGAGCACCGTAGTTTAGCCAAATTAAAATCCACGTATACGGATAAACTCCCTCTAATGATTAGCCCGCGGACTCAGCGTGTTCATACTTCTTATCACCAAGCTGTCACAGCAACAGGGCGTTTGTCTTCTCGGGATCCTAACCTACAAAACATTCCAGTGAGAACTGAAGAAGGGCGTCGTATCCGCCAAGCCTTTATTGCGCGTGAAGGCTACAAAGTGATGGCAGCGGACTATTCACAAATTGAATTACGTATTATGGCGCATTTATCCCAAGATAAGGGCCTATTAACCGCGTTTGCTGAAGGGAAAGATATCCATAAGGCGACGGCCGCTGAAGTCTTTGGTGTGCCACTGGAACAAGTTACTAGCGATCAACGTCGAAGTGCCAAGGCGATTAACTTTGGGCTTATCTATGGCATGAGCGCATTTGGTTTAGCACGCCAATTGGGGATCCCTCGTGGTGAAGCTCAGCGCTATATGGATCTCTACTTTGAACGCTACCCAGGTGTATTGCGTTATATGGAAAACACACGCTTACAGGCTTCCGAACAAGGCTATGTTGAAACACTTGAAGGTCGTCGCTTATATTTAGCGGATATTAAGTCAAGTAATGGGATGCGTCGTAAGGCAGCAGAACGCGAAGCAATCAACGCACCAATGCAAGGAACCGCAGCGGACATCATTAAAAAAGCCATGATTGCCGTTGATAATTGGTTGCAAACGGAAAAACCACATGCAGACATGCTAATGCAAGTTCACGATGAATTAGTCTTTGAGGTCAAAGAGTCAGAATTAGAGCGTGTCCAAGCTCAAGTTCAGTCATTAATGGAACAAAGTATGAAACTCGATGTACCATTAAAAGTGGATGTAGGAATTGGTGATAACTGGGATGAAGCTCATTAA
- the yihA gene encoding ribosome biogenesis GTP-binding protein YihA/YsxC, with protein MAIKNHNYQMAKFVISAPDIRHLPKDTGIEVAFAGRSNAGKSSALNALTQQKSLARTSKTPGRTQLINLFEVEEGVRLVDLPGYGYAEVPEEMKRKWQQALGEYLQKRECIKGLVVLMDIRHPLKDLDMQMIEWSVAMNVPVLVLLTKADKLASGARKKQLTEVRQALAPLEGDIEVEYFSALKKIGVDKLRIKLDSWYNTPA; from the coding sequence ATGGCAATTAAAAATCATAACTACCAGATGGCAAAATTTGTCATCAGTGCACCCGATATCCGTCATCTACCTAAAGATACCGGAATTGAGGTGGCTTTTGCTGGCCGCTCTAATGCGGGGAAATCCAGTGCATTGAATGCATTAACACAGCAAAAAAGCTTAGCACGTACCAGTAAAACACCAGGAAGAACTCAGCTAATCAACCTATTTGAAGTTGAGGAAGGCGTTCGCCTTGTTGACCTTCCGGGATATGGTTATGCCGAAGTTCCTGAAGAAATGAAACGTAAATGGCAACAAGCACTCGGGGAATATCTCCAAAAGAGAGAATGTATTAAGGGGCTTGTTGTATTAATGGATATTCGCCATCCATTAAAAGACCTCGATATGCAAATGATTGAATGGTCTGTTGCAATGAATGTACCCGTTTTAGTTTTGCTCACTAAAGCAGACAAACTTGCCTCTGGTGCAAGAAAGAAACAGTTAACGGAAGTTCGCCAAGCACTTGCTCCACTTGAAGGGGATATTGAAGTGGAATACTTTTCAGCGCTGAAAAAGATTGGTGTTGATAAACTCCGCATTAAGCTAGATAGCTGGTATAACACACCTGCTTGA